One region of Streptomyces subrutilus genomic DNA includes:
- a CDS encoding aldehyde dehydrogenase family protein, which translates to MKAHDGMYIGGAWRPAAGRDRIEVVNPADETVIAAVPAGTAEDVDAAVRAARAAFPGWAATAPAERAALIGALRDALAARKGEIAETITAELGSPLGFSEMVHVGAPLAVASSYAELGASYSFEERLGNSTVLLEPVGVVGAITPWNYPLHQVVAKVAPALAAGCTLVLKPAEDTPLTAQLFAEAVHEAGIPAGVFNLVTGTGPVAGQALAAHEGVDLVSFTGSTAVGRQIGATAGAAIKRVALELGGKSANVILPGADLAKAVATGVGHVMNNTGQSCNALTRMLVHRDQYEEAVSLAAAAVANYPAGDPTDPATRLGPVINAKQHERVRGFIAKGIEEGARLVAGGPDAPSERGYFVAPTVFADVTPDMTIAQEEIFGPVLSILAYEDEEDALRIANGTVYGLGGAVWAADEETAVAFARRMDTGQVDINGGRFNVLAPFGGYKQSGVGRELGPHGLTEYLQTKSLQF; encoded by the coding sequence GTACGGGCGGCCCGCGCGGCCTTCCCCGGCTGGGCGGCCACGGCTCCGGCCGAGCGGGCGGCGCTGATCGGCGCCCTCCGCGACGCCCTCGCGGCCCGCAAGGGCGAGATCGCCGAGACCATCACCGCGGAGCTCGGCTCCCCGCTCGGCTTCTCGGAGATGGTCCACGTCGGGGCGCCGCTCGCGGTGGCCTCCTCGTACGCCGAACTGGGGGCCTCGTACTCCTTCGAGGAGCGGCTGGGGAACTCCACCGTGCTGCTGGAGCCGGTCGGTGTGGTCGGGGCCATCACGCCCTGGAACTATCCCCTGCACCAGGTCGTTGCGAAGGTGGCGCCCGCTCTCGCCGCCGGCTGCACCCTCGTCCTCAAGCCGGCCGAGGACACCCCGCTGACCGCACAGCTCTTCGCCGAAGCCGTGCACGAGGCGGGGATCCCAGCCGGAGTCTTCAACCTGGTGACCGGTACCGGTCCGGTCGCCGGGCAGGCCCTGGCCGCGCACGAGGGAGTCGACCTCGTCTCCTTCACCGGCTCGACCGCCGTCGGCCGGCAGATCGGTGCCACCGCCGGCGCCGCCATCAAGCGGGTCGCCCTCGAGCTGGGCGGAAAATCGGCCAATGTCATCCTGCCGGGGGCGGACCTCGCCAAGGCCGTCGCCACCGGCGTGGGGCATGTCATGAACAACACCGGCCAGAGCTGCAACGCGCTCACCCGCATGCTCGTCCACCGGGACCAGTACGAGGAGGCCGTCTCGCTCGCGGCCGCCGCCGTCGCCAACTACCCCGCGGGCGACCCGACCGACCCGGCCACCCGCCTGGGCCCGGTCATCAACGCCAAGCAGCACGAGCGCGTGCGCGGGTTCATCGCCAAGGGCATCGAGGAAGGCGCTCGCCTCGTCGCCGGCGGTCCCGACGCACCCAGCGAGCGGGGGTACTTCGTGGCCCCCACCGTGTTCGCCGATGTCACCCCCGACATGACCATCGCCCAGGAGGAGATCTTCGGCCCCGTGCTGTCGATCCTGGCCTACGAGGACGAGGAGGACGCCCTGCGCATCGCCAACGGCACCGTCTACGGCCTGGGCGGCGCGGTCTGGGCCGCGGACGAGGAGACGGCCGTGGCCTTCGCCCGCCGCATGGACACCGGACAGGTGGACATCAACGGCGGCCGCTTCAACGTGCTCGCGCCGTTCGGCGGCTACAAGCAGTCGGGCGTCGGCCGCGAACTGGGCCCGCACGGCCTGACGGAGTACCTCCAGACCAAATCCCTGCAGTTCTGA